Proteins encoded together in one Penicillium digitatum chromosome 1, complete sequence window:
- a CDS encoding Cleavage and polyadenylation specificity factor 2, C-terminal — protein sequence MAMGTRPKAQPLPAKPSKAEKASQAARIKKEKEEKKAKREAAKRLYDAKKAAAKAAKAAKIANAKIGKSTKRATAVKAIATNITKITKAAKKAKATKGRVSAATVKISTNQNEESEKDQYEPQAKRRKLETANHPTLYVKMGPPKEKRADLQFGEWEYMRKADVPEGLENEDNRPLPHIYIGGTAPQPRWVITQSESIKVPSNRHAFRRIGSSSDFGDLHWTFEEGNFKRWAGLEYPALYELAYLCLEYTLADTKIREQIYESLAQGPLPKAVTVGSKWHPALPPIPITRYFATGSSQQTSRKSSDAAFYFRDYERPLMAVRAHTDHMVQPYPHALDYNISNRPSLMEWPTASRSASLDPESERGSNQGSEEVQLVDSRRSSMTGESDLELNPEGIYSEPTTPTPLGNDEKIAHEEGSIFGDTDDVQVESSSAQGSREQSPNSLFSGSGSDSEVSTSSMASEPNKLNAADDLSAQSTNSLSPVSHDGLFSPGQIARYFKKKRRNFERLGGVELRETSERKRQAQLSPVLEALEDVQKEGELETRGVTESSKRMRTESPSTPSPPASRRKTAAESMMETLMSFARVGQGKRDENQEAAAEKISDKPPVALLKKTTTGNRLGARSQADAPSPEIPPNLQDGFLEQTKAYLKDPAQRARHFPDPLAVRRARVWAGEELVDHAIQPIVDATLPPWAERHRPFSQWRDPTEITPTPAARNKVSRTKRRSKGQDKAAVYLNDFAVEFWDVPTIWMDV from the exons ATGGCTATGGGCACTCGACCAAAGGCCCAGCCTCTTCCGGCTAAGCCTTCCAAGGCTGAAAAGGCTTCCCAAGCTGCCAGAATaaaaaaggagaaggaggaaaagaaggcTAAGAGGGAGGCAGCGAAGCGGCTATATGATGCGAAGAAGGCCGCAGCGAAGGCTGCAAAGGCCGCGAAGATTGCCAATGCCAAAATTGGCAAAAGTACAAAGCGTGCAACCGCTGTGAAGGCCATAGCCACCAACATCACCAAAATCACCAAAGCTGCCAAGAAGGCGAAGGCCACAAAGGGCAGAGTTAGCGCAGCTACCGTAAAGATTTCAACAAATCAAAATGAAGAAAGCGAGAAAGATCAATATGAGCCACAGGCCAAAAGACGCAAGCTTGAGACTGCGAATCATCCCACTCTCTATGTGAAAATGGGTCCTCCCAAAGAAAAGCGTGCAGATTTACAATTTGGAGAATGGGAGTACATGAGGAAGGCTGATGTTCCAGAAGGTCTAGAGAACGAAGATAACAGACCTCTACCCCACATCTATATCGGAGGCACTGCACCGCAGCCTCGATGGGTCATCACTCAGAGCGAAAGCATTAAAGTCCCTTCCAATCGGCATGCCTTCAGGAGGATAGGTAGCTCAAGTGACTTTGGAGATTTACACTGGACCTTCGAAGAAGGAAACTTCAAGAGATGGGCCGGGCTGGAATACCCAGCTCTTTACGAACTTGCGTACTTGTGTCTCGAATATACGCTTGCCGATACGAAGATCCGAGAGCAGATCTATGAATCCCTGGCCCAGGGCCCCTTGCCCAAGGCTGTGACCGTTGGGAGCAAATGGCACCCAGCTCTGCCCCCAATTCCCATCACAAGGTACTTTGCGACAGGATCCTCCCAGCAAACCAGTCGAAAGTCAAGTGATGCGGCCTTCTACTTCCGGGACTATGAGCGTCCGTTAATGGCAGTCCGAGCACACACTGATCACATGGTGCAGCCCTATCCGCATGCCTTGGATTACAACATCTCTAATCGACCGAGTTTGATGGAATGGCCCACTGCTTCGCGCTCTGCAAGTCTGGACCCGGAAAGCGAACGGGGCAGTAATCAGGGCAGCGAAGAAGTTCAGTTAGTCGATTCCAGGAGGTCATCTATGACTGGGGAGTCTGACCTGGAACTAAATCCAGAGGGCATTTATTCGGAACCAACAACCCCTACGCCTCTTGGAAACGATGAAAAAATTGCACATG AAGAAGGCTCAATCTTTGGTGACACCGATGATGTTCAGGTTGAGTCAAGCTCAGCTCAAGGTTCTCGAGAACAGTCACCTAATAGCCTTTtctctggctctggctccGACAGCGAGGTCAGCACTTCTTCCATGGCCAGTGAGCCTAACAAGCTCAACGCCGCTGACGATCTTAGCGCTCAATCGACGAATAGCCTGTCCCCAGTGTCCCATGATGGGCTCTTCAGCCCTGGACAGATTGCGAGGTATTTTAAGAAGAAGCGAAGGAATT TTGAAAGATTAGGCGGGGTTGAACTTCGCGAAACGTCGGAACGAAAGCGCCAAGCACAGCTATCCCCAGTGCTGGAGGCACTGGAAGACGTACAGAAAGAAGGAGAACTCGAAACAAGAGGGGTCACAGAATCAAGTAAACGAATGCGGACGGAATCACCATCAACCCCATCACCTCCTGCATCTCGAAGGAAAACAGCGGCTGAGAGCATGATGGAAACATTGATGTCGTTCGCACGAGTAGGACAAGGAAAACGGGACGAAAATCAAGAAGCTGCAGCGGAGAAAATATCAGACAAGCCACCAGTAGCACTGTTGAAGAAGACTACCACAGGAAATCGGCTGGGTGCAAGATCACAGGCGGACGCACCTAGTCCTGAGATTCCGCCCAATCTGCAAGATGGGTTCCTTGAACAGACCAAGGCATATCTCAAGGATCCAGCTCAGAGAGCGAGACATTTCCCTGACCCTCTTGCTGTTCGTCGAGCCAGGGTGTGGGCAGGGGAGGAGTTGGTGGACCATGCCATCCAACCTATAGTCGACGCTACGCTACCACCATGGGCTGAAAGACATCGGCCTTTCAGTCAATGGCGGGATCCA ACTGAGATAACACCCACGCCTGCGGCACGCAACAAGGTCTCGAGAACGAAAAGACGGAGCAAGGGGCAAG ATAAAGCTGCTGTGTATCTCAATGATTTCGCAGTGGAGTTTTGGGATGTTCCTACGATTTGGATGGACGTTTAA
- a CDS encoding Cleavage and polyadenylylation specificity factor, putative, with protein MFTFTPLLGAQSSSSRASQSILELDGGIKILVDVGWDDTFNTLDLAELEKHIPTLSLILLTHATPAHIGALVHCCRTFPLFTQIPIYATNPVIAFGRTLLQDLYASAPLAATFLPKASVSEPGASSAGSATVSGADAEAAGNTSRILLQSPTAEEISRYFSLIQPLKYSQPHQPLSSPFSPPLNGLTLTAYNAGHTVGGTIWHIQHGLESIVYAMDWNQARESVVAGAAWFGGSGASGTEVIEQLRKPTALICSTTGGDKLAPSGGRKKRDDLLLDMIRSSLAKGGTVLIPTDTSARVLELAYSLEHSWRDAANGDKEDVLQGAGLYLAGKKVTNTIRLARSMLEWMDENIVREFEAAESSDVTNGQRTGAQEKSSNKGGGPFTFKHLKIIERKKRLEKLLAEPGPKVILASDTSMDWGFSKDALRQVAEGPNNLLLLTESFHKDMKTQESKPSQSSTTIGSMIWQWYEERRDGVALEKGSDGEHIEQVHSGGRELSWTEVQRAPLDTGEQLVYQQYLATKRQLQDTSQTLGQETLETAADALDDGSSSTSSENSDPEHQGRALNFSASLAHATRSKLAVSDEDLGINILLRRKNVYDYDVRGKKGRERMFPYVAPRKKGDEYGEFIRPEEYLRAEEREEIDMQQRRTDAETKLGQKRRWDDTAGPNGRKLSGGAAGRKRPQIDGKKIEDDDLSLASDGEEADVAAESEDETEGQSFEGPAKVVYHTQTITINARIAFIDFMGLHDKRSLEMLIPLIQPQKLILVGGMKEETSALAAECQKLLTVKVGATVSDPAFDSAAIIFTPANGEVIDASVDTNAWMVKLSSTLVRRLNWQHVRSLGVVALTAQLRRPEPADIGDIETSGKKVKQLKDEAASSAVAPSLEQAGTKIIDKVDVYPLLDTLPASMAAGTRSMARPLHVGDLRLADLRKLMQSAGHTAEFRGEGTLLIDKSVAVRKSGTGKIEVEATAQSSLARPGGRGIGSFLAVKRKIYEGLAVVAGS; from the exons ATGTTCACTTTCACTCCCCTCCTTGGCGCTCAGTCATCATCTTCGAGGGCATCGCAGTCTATTCTAGAGCTTGATGGAGGTATCAAGATCCTAGTGGACGTTGGCTGGGATGACACGTTTAATACCCTTGATTTAGCGGAACTTGAGAA GCATATTCCTACACTTTCTCTCATTCTCTTGACACACGCGACGCCCGCTCATATTGGCGCTTTAGTCCATTGCTGCCGAACATTCCCCCTCTTTACGCAAATCCCAATCTATGCAACGAATCCCGTCATCGCTTTTGGCCGCACGCTCCTACAAGACCTTTATGCCTCCGCTCCGCTTGCTGCCACATTCCTACCGAAGGCTTCTGTCTCAGAGCCGGGCGCATCGTCAGCAGGATCTGCGACTGTGTCAGGCGCAGATGCTGAAGCAGCTGGCAACACAAGCCGAATCCTGCTTCAATCGCCGACAGCGGAGGAAATCTCTCGATACTTCTCTCTCATTCAGCCACTCAAATACTCCCAACCACACCAACCTCTCTCATCACCTTTCTCCCCGCCGTTGAACGGACTTACTCTCACGGCATACAATGCAGGTCACACCGTCGGTGGAACGATATGGCATATCCAGCATGGGTTGGAATCCATTGTCTACGCAATGGATTGGAACCAAGCTCGTGAGAGCGTAGTCGCGGGTGCTGCGTGGTTCGGTGGCTCTGGTGCTAGTGGAACCGAAGTCATTGAACAGTTGCGGAAACCCACAGCCTTGATCTGCAGTACAACAGGAGGCGATAAGCTGGCACCCTCAGGGGGTCGGAAGAAACGAGATGATCTCCTACTCGACATGATCCGAAGTAGCCTTGCAAAAGGTGGAACAGTTCTCATCCCAACAGACACAAGTGCGCGAGTTCTTGAACTAGCTTACTCACTAGAACATTCTTGGCGCGATGCCGCGAATGGCGACAAAGAGGATGTTCTTCAAGGAGCCGGGTTATATCTGGCTGGCAAGAAGGTCACCAACACCATCCGACTCGCCCGAAGCATGCTGGAGTGGATGGACGAGAATATTGTCCGTGAATTTGAAGCGGCGGAAAGCTCAGATGTCACGAACGGGCAAAGGACAGGTGCACAGGAAAAGAGCTCTAACAAGGGCGGGGGTCCATTTACCTTCAAACATCTCAAAATCATTGAGCGCAAGAAGCGATTAGAGAAGCTCTTGGCAGAACCCGGACCTAAAGTAATTCTCGCATCCGATACATCAATGGACTGGGGCTTCTCAAAGGATGCGCTTCGACAAGTGGCCGAAGGGCCCAACAATCTGTTGTTGCTAACAGAGTCCTTCCACAAGGACATGAAGACTCAAGAATCGAAACCATCACAGAGTTCAACAACAATTGGAAGCATGATTTGGCAGTGGTATGAGGAACGAAGAGATGGTGTGGCTCTAGAGAAAGGATCGGATGGCGAACACATCGAACAAGTCCACAGCGGTGGACGAGAATTGTCTTGGACAGAGGTGCAGCGAGCCCCTCTCGATACCGGGGAGCAGTTGGTATACCAACAATATCTCGCGACCAAGCGCCAACTCCAAGACACCTCTCAAACACTTGGCCAAGAAACCCTTGAAACTGCCGCAGACGCCCTTGATGATGGATCGAGCTCTACCTCTTCCGAAAACTCGGATCCTGAACACCAGGGTCGCGCGCTGAACTTTTCAGCCTCACTTGCACATGCTACTCGAAGCAAACTTGCCGTCAGCGATGAAGACCTGGGCATCAACATCCTTCTTCGTCGAAAGAACGTTTATGATTATGACGTACGTGGCAAGAAGGGCCGCGAGCGCATGTTCCCTTATGTGGCACCGAGAAAGAAGGGAGATGAATATGGAGAGTTCATTCGCCCAGAGGAGTATCTCCGAGCGGAAGAACGCGAAGAGATTGATATGCAACAACGGCGCACTGATGCTGAAACTAAACTGGGCCAGAAGCGACGATGGGATGATACCGCTGGCCCCAATGGACGCAAGCTGTCTGGCGGTGCAGCAGGTCGGAAGCGTCCTCAAattgatggcaagaagaTTGAAGATGATGATCTTAGCCTAGCCTCCGATGGCGAAGAAGCTGATGTAGCTGCGGAGTCCGAAGACGAAACAGAAGGCCAGTCATTCGAAGGTCCTGCGAAGGTTGTTTACCATACTCAGACTATCACTATCAACGCTAGGATTGCGTTTATCGACTTCATGGGCTTGCACGACAAGCGCAGCCTGGAGATGTTAATTCCACTGATCCAACCTCAAAAATTGATCCTGGTTGGTGGCATGAAGGAAGAGACCTCAGCGTTGGCAGCCGAATGCCAGAAACTGCTGACAGTCAAGGTCGGTGCTACGGTTTCTGACCCTGCATTTGACTCGGCTGCCATCATCTTTACTCCGGCAAACGGCGAAGTCATCGATGCAAGTGTCGATACAAATGCGTGGATGGTCAAGCTGAGCAGCACGCTCGTTCGACGCTTGAATTGGCAGCACGTTCGCAGCCTCGGCGTGGTCGCTCTCACGGCACAGTTGCGACGGCCAGAGCCTGCGGACATCGGGGATATAGAAACATCGGGTAAGAAGGTCAAGCAGCTGAAAGACGAGGCAGCCTCTTCCGCTGTTGCCCCATCATTGGAACAGGCAGGCACCAAAATAATCGATAAGGTGGACGTCTATCCTTTACTCGACACTCTCCCAGCTAGTATGGCCGCAGGAACCAGGTCCATGGCTCGCCCTCTTCATGTCGGTGACTTGCGATTGGCTGATCTTCGCAAGCTGATGCAATCTGCTGGTCACACTGCCGAGTTCCGAGGCGAGGGAACACTTCTCATTGACAAATCCGTAGCTGTGCGCAAATCGGGAACGGGCAAAATCGAAGTTGAAGCAACGGCACAGTCTTCACTAGCTCGGCCTGGTGGCCGTGGAATAGGGAGCTTTCTTGCTGTCAAAAGGAAAATCTACGAGGGCCTGGCTGTTGTTGCAGGTAGCTAA
- a CDS encoding Amino acid/polyamine transporter I: MATIHDDDELLLARIGYKQELRREFSKWSTVSYAISILGVLGSVPATFGSPLSAGGPATAVWCWLIGSCMAMCIGSSVAELVSAYPTAGGMYFVTKHVVPPDQVPIFSWIQGWCNLLGQTAGVSSVAYTVSQMLLACVSMNSELVDGQYSYTPTALETVLVSIAVLCILGVICSLTTKSLHRIILWFAPINIGATICICIVLITLTPNLQPASWVFGHFTDGSGWGSKIFSFFLGFLSVAWTMTDYDGTTHMSEETHDAAVRGPVAIQTAVLVSGTLGWLLTVSMCFCLTDLDGILASPTGLPAAQIFLNAGGKRGGTTMWAFAILVQLFTGCSAMLADTRMAFAFARDDALPFSKFLSKVNLRTHTPINAVWFVVIFSVGLNCIAIGSTQTATAIFNITAPALDLSYVSVILAHQLYKSKVKFIEGPFTLGKWGTYLNYIAVVWVLFISTILFFPPQLPVTPANMNYAVCVGGFIAAFALMWWWVAARGKYTGPQTDDIIREVPTEEDGNDGGDGNDSEESGEIAV; the protein is encoded by the exons ATGGCGACTATtcacgatgatgatgagctGTTGCTTGCTCGCATCGGTTATAAGCAG GAGTTGCGACGAGAGTTCTCTAAATGGTCGACCGTCTCATATGCCATCTCTATTCTGGGAGTTCTTGGCTCCGTACCGGCGACATTTGGTTCGCCATTATCGGCTGGTGGCCCAGCAACAGCTGTATGGTGCTGGTTGATCGGATCATGCATGGCTATGTGCATTGGAAGCTCCGTGGCAGAGTTAGTATCGGCATATCCCACAGCCGGAGGTATGTACTTTGTCACAAAGCACGTCGTACCTCCCGATCAGGTCCCTATTTTCTCCTGGATCCAGGGTTGGTGTAACCTCCTTGGGCAGACGGCGGGAGTTTCCAGTGTGGCATATACGGTCAGTCAGATGTTGCTGGCCTGTGTCAGTATGAATTCGGAGCTTGTCGATGGCCAGTATTCGTACACACC CACGGCGCTAGAGACCGTTCTAGTGTCAATCGCAGTTCTATGCATTCTTGGGGTGATTTGCTCATTGACTACGAAATCCTTGCATCGAATAATCCTTTGGTTTGCTCCCATAAATA TTGGGGCGACTATCTGCATTTGCATTGTGCTGATTACCCTAACTCCTAATCTACAGCCAGCATCCTGGGTCTTTGGCCATTTCACTGATGGCTCAGGGTGGGGCTCAaagatcttttcttttttcctggGCTTTTTATCTGTTGCCTGGACAATGACCGACTACGATGGGACGACGCA CATGTCTGAAGAAACCCACGATGCCGCCGTGCGAGGACCAGTTGCTATTCAAACAGCTGTTCTGGTGTCTGGGACACTTGGATGGCTCCTAACCGTCTCAATGTGCTTCTGTCTGACAGACCTTGATGGAATTTTAGCCTCCCCTACCGGTCTTCCCGCAGCTCAGATCTTCCTCAATGCTGGTGGCAAACGAGGCGGCACGACCATGTGGGCATTTGCCATTCTGGTCCAATTATTCACAGGCTGTTCAGCCATGCTGGCAGATACAAGAATGGCCTTTGCCTTTGCCCGAGACGATGCGCTTCCATTTTCAAA GTTCCTTTCCAAAGTCAATCTTCGCACCCACACCCCTATAAATGCAGTGTGGTTCGTGGTTATCTTCAGCGTAGGTTTGAACTGCATCGCCATTGGATCCACACAAACAGCAACTGCAATCTTCAACATAACTGCCCCGGCACTGGACCTGTCTTATGTGTCTGTCATTCTCGCCCATCAGCTCTATAAATCGAAAGTCAAATTCATCGAGGGCCCCTTTACGCTTGGCAAATGGGGTACCTATTTAAACTACATCGCTGTTGTCTGGGTCTTGTTCATCAGCACAATTCTCTTCTTCCCGCCACAGCTTCCTGTGACGCCCGCGAATAT GAACTACGCCGTCTGTGTTGGCGGCTTCATTGCCGCTTTTGCTTTGATGTGGTGGTGGGTTGCAGCTCGAGG AAAATACACCGGTCCTCAAACCGATGATATCATACGAGAAGTTCCCACCGAGGAAGATGGTAACGATGGTGGCGATGGCAACGATTCCGAAGAGTCAGGCGAGATTGCTGTTTAG